TTCGCGACCGATAACACGTATTTGTGCCTGTTGATGGTGGGGATTTTCCTGCTCACCTGTTTGCACTGTGGGTATCGCAGTGTGTTTTTGTCGCAGCAAACCCATGCCTTGTGGGATTGGGAACAGGGCAAACGCCGCGATAATGGCGCAGTCATCAGCCGTTATTTGCGTGATTTACAGGCGATTGCGAATCCGCAGGAAAAGCAACTCACGGCGGAATTGCTCAGTGCGCAATTGCGCGGGCAACACGAAGTCGGTTGGTTTATCACCGGGGCGCTGATCAAGTTGGGAATGCTCGGCACGGTGATTGGCTTTGTGATGATGCTGGGGTCAATGACGCATTTGGATGCGCTCGATATTACCCAAGTGCAAACCCTGATGAGCCAGATGACGCAAGGCATGAAAATCGCGCTCAATACCACGATTATCGGCTTGGTCGGCAGTATGTTATTGGGGATTCAATACCTGATGTTGGATCGTAGCGCCGATAAATTGGTGCTGGATGCGGTTCACGCCAGCGAGGTAGTGCATGGCGCTGTTTAAACGCCGCAATACGCTGGATGTCGACCCCTTTAGTGATTTGCTGTTTAACGCCTTACTCACCTTTACCTTTTTGTTTTTAATGGCGTTATTGCTGATGAACCCGACCGCGAAAAGCGGCATTATCAACCCGAAAGCCGAGTTCATGATTACGGTGAGTTGGCCGGATAACTCACCCGATGACATTGATACCTGGGTGGAAGGGCCACAAGGCAAGCTGGTGTGGTATTCGCGCCCGCAAACCGGCTTGATGCACTTGGATCGGGATGACCGTGGCATGGCAAATGACATGCAACTCATTGATGGTAAAGAAATCATTAACCCCTTGAATCAGGAGGTGGTAACGATTCGCGGGCGACCACCGGGCGACTATACCATCAACGTGCATTATTACCGCAGCCAAACCCTGCGCCCTGTACCCGTCACGGTGTATGTGGCGGAAGTGAATCCAACCCTGAAAGTACTGCATTACGCCACTACCACGCTAGAGCGGTTGGGCGAAGAAAAAACGGCAGTGCGTTTCAGCATTACCCCGGATGGGCAAATCACCGACATTAATACGCTACAAAAATCCCTCGTGTTAGGAGAAAAACTATGACCGAAATGCTCGCCCTATTGGTGGTGGCGTATGTGTTTTTGCTGGCAATGGTGGTGCTGGTGTTGACACACGGGCGGCTGCATTGGTTGGTAAAATTCGGTTTGGTCATCATTGCCACTGGGTTTTATTGGGTCAGTTATCAGGGCTGGCAACAGGTACAGGGTTGGCCTGCGCAAACCGCTTTGCCGGATAAATTCCTATTGCACGCTTCGGTGATTGAAGAGCCGAATCAGGAACAAGGCACGCCGGGGCGTATCTTTATTTGGGCATCGAATCTGAAAGGCAGCAAACCGGAAGGTGAACCACGTGCCTACCAGATTGAATACGGGCGTGAGGTGCATTCGGCTTTGCAAGATGCGTTACGCAATCAACGCAATGGCAATGTGCAAATCGGTACCAAAGAGCGCAAACGCACCAGCAACGAAATGGCGCAAACCAATGCCAAACAGGTGAGCGATTTGAAAGACGACCTCAAGTTCAGTAATTTGCCCGACCCTGCGTTACCGGAGAAGTGAGATGAAACGCTGGTATTTCACGTTGTTGTGCCTGCCATTGTTGTACGCTTGCGGCAAACCGGCAGCGGATGATTATTTCCCCTTGGATAAGGGTTTGCGTTGGGAATATCAAGTGACGATTACCCAACCGCACCGTGCCGAGAGCAAAACCCTGACAATTGAGAATGTAGCGACGGAAAGCGTGCAAGATACGCCGACTACGGTGCGCCGTACCAGCGATGGCACCGATTACTACATCGCTCGCACAGAGGATGGTCTGTACCGCATTGCCAAACGTACCATCGTGGAATTAGTCCCACAACGGGATGCAACGCCGCGCATGGTATTGCCTGCTACGGTTCGCCAAGCCATCGGTAAAACCTGGTCGAACCCTTCCATGCCCTACCTGATTGAGCGCGTGTTTGAAGGCAATGATGAAATCACCGCCGGTTCACTGCGTTTCCCCATGACCTATACCCTGACGAGTGTGAATGAAACCGTGAGTGTGCCTGCCGGTACGTTTACCCAGTGCGTATTGGTGGAGGGGCAAACCGAATTGTCGCTGTATGCGGATGTGCGCAAAGGCCATTCGCTGGTGCCGATTACTACCCGCGAATGGTATGCACCGGGGGTAGGCTTGGTGAAGTTGGTGCGTGATGAACCGTTGGATACCGACATCTACAAAGGCGGCACGATGACGCTGGAACTGATGCAGTTTACGGATTAGCCCGTTGCACGCCTAGGGCTTGAATGCTTGCGGGGTGACGGTGTGCAGGGGTAAACCGGCTTGTTGCCAGCCGTCGGTGCCATCCTTGAACCAATACACCTGCGTGTAGCCATACTGGCGCACCCGTTGCACGGTATTCCACGACATCCAGCAATCCGCCACGCAAAAGAATACCAGCGGCTTATGTTTGTTGCCGCTGGTTAAGTGTTGTAAGTGGGTTTGTAAATACGTTTCCATCTCGGCATCGAGTGTGCCGTAGCCAACATTGGGTAGCCATACCGCCTCCGGTAGGCTGTAATGGTCTTCATTCGGCAGCCATTCGCTGGGGAAGCCGGGTTCATTGCGCCGCAAAATTGCCCAGACATCAATCAATACCGGCTCAGCCGTTTGCAGCAGGGTTTGCAATTCCGTGACATTGAGGGTGATAGCATTGGGAACACAGGCGGGCGTTGCCCCGCGATAGTGTTCCATTTTTAATTCCGGTGGCATATCCGGGGTACGTTCACATTGGGTAATACCCAAATCCGGCTGGCAGGCAGCTAAGCAGAGAGTGAGTGGGAGTAGGAGGAGTTTCCGCTTCATTCCACCTGTTTCGCCGGTTTCAGGTTCGCTTGTTCCAGCGCGGGGTACAGATGACTGACCGAGCGCCGCAGTTCATTTTTGGCTAATGCTACATCCTTGAAAGCGGCGGGGATGGGCGTTTGCATCACTTCTGTCATGTCCAGCCCATTGGCAGCCGCGTCTTTCAGAGCGGTTTCCAGCCATTGCAGCCATGCACGGGCCTGGGCAATCGGGGCGGAGTCGTTGGCAACGTTGCCATGCCCCGGCACGAGGGTTTTAAAGGGTAAGGCTTGCAGGCTGTCCAAGGTTTGCAGCCATGCATTCAGGGTGGCGTGCGGGGTAGTGGCAGCGCGGTTATTGAAAACCAAATCACCGGCAAACAATACGCCCGTGGTATGGTCAAACAGCACCAAATCGCCAGCGGTATGCCCTTGCAAGGCAATTACTTCCAATTCATGCCCGCCGATGATTTCCTTGCCTGCTTTGGCTTCTTGGGTGGGGGCGCTGATGCGGGTATCGCGCATCCAGTCGCCGATCAGCCGGTACATATTGCCGCTAAAGGTTTCGCCTTCCGCCTTAATGCCGTCGCGTGTAGCGGGCAGGGCGTAAATCGGCACATCGCCATACACTTGATTGCCAAGGAAATGATCGGGGTGATGGTGGGTAATGTAGACTCGCAG
The window above is part of the Thiothrix winogradskyi genome. Proteins encoded here:
- a CDS encoding MotA/TolQ/ExbB proton channel family protein, whose protein sequence is MKHNAWLLALHWLWFFGLLLMGLAALWDKGILPWMFATDNTYLCLLMVGIFLLTCLHCGYRSVFLSQQTHALWDWEQGKRRDNGAVISRYLRDLQAIANPQEKQLTAELLSAQLRGQHEVGWFITGALIKLGMLGTVIGFVMMLGSMTHLDALDITQVQTLMSQMTQGMKIALNTTIIGLVGSMLLGIQYLMLDRSADKLVLDAVHASEVVHGAV
- a CDS encoding rhodanese-like domain-containing protein — translated: MKRKLLLLPLTLCLAACQPDLGITQCERTPDMPPELKMEHYRGATPACVPNAITLNVTELQTLLQTAEPVLIDVWAILRRNEPGFPSEWLPNEDHYSLPEAVWLPNVGYGTLDAEMETYLQTHLQHLTSGNKHKPLVFFCVADCWMSWNTVQRVRQYGYTQVYWFKDGTDGWQQAGLPLHTVTPQAFKP
- a CDS encoding quinoprotein relay system zinc metallohydrolase 1 produces the protein MIKKPLTPQPPHPAAFSVVPQGARGSKKDKLLAPLPLRERGWGEGFKQALLAFLLLLNGAVFANDFDYALQPQQIATDTYVIEGKTEDFSKANGGFIVNTGFIVTADGVVVIDTGVSRRFGEQQRAAIEKLTGKKILRVYITHHHPDHFLGNQVYGDVPIYALPATRDGIKAEGETFSGNMYRLIGDWMRDTRISAPTQEAKAGKEIIGGHELEVIALQGHTAGDLVLFDHTTGVLFAGDLVFNNRAATTPHATLNAWLQTLDSLQALPFKTLVPGHGNVANDSAPIAQARAWLQWLETALKDAAANGLDMTEVMQTPIPAAFKDVALAKNELRRSVSHLYPALEQANLKPAKQVE